In Euphorbia lathyris chromosome 10, ddEupLath1.1, whole genome shotgun sequence, a single genomic region encodes these proteins:
- the LOC136208399 gene encoding ethylene-responsive transcription factor ERF119-like isoform X1, translating to MNPFSESINDGLVVSVFTQDDNDFRFFNSSGDFWSNYHSCLGDLSRSRKILDRKVHQHGLRDDDDESERRNNQVSLKTKRFVKEINLTLPSDVFPDSQSQSCLPEPESGGGEIKIPTKRRRVLTQPPCERGGAVKKPPVGVRQRKWGKWGAEIRHPVTKVRTWLGTYNTLEEAARVYEVKKKEYESENISSAIIEIRNIDLDTSDDTTEIVLPGTSPSSILELDISHTSSSSVFELEIPDDLGSCPIGEHFNLGMEFGGLIEDDLGRFGDEFCGIDDLDLCGFDSNERSELPDYDFEFGSEEFAYLDEHLSAAR from the exons ATGAATCCATTTTCAGAATCTATCAATGATGGATTGGTTGTGTCTGTGTTTACTCAAGATGATAACGATTTTCGGTTCTTCAATAGCTCTGGTGATTTTTGGTCGAATTACCATTCCTGTTTGGGTGATTTGAGCAGATCtcgaaaaatccttgatcggaaaGTTCATCAACATGGATTACG tgatgatgatgatgaatcagAGAGGAGGAATAATCAGGTTTCCTTGAAAACTAAAAGATTTGTTAAGGAGATTAATTTAACTTTGCCATCTGATGTTTTCCCTGATTCTCAATCTCAATCTTGCCTCCCTGAGCCGGAGTCTGGAGGaggagaaataaaaatcccGACTAAGAGAAGAAGGGTTTTGACACAACCACCGTGTGAAAGAGGAGGAGCGGTGAAGAAGCCGCCGGTGGGTGTGAGGCAAAGGAAGTGGGGGAAATGGGGAGCTGAAATTAGACACCCGGTTACTAAAGTTAGGACTTGGTTGGGTACTTATAATACTCTCGAAGAAGCTGCTCGGGTATACGAGGTGAAAAAGAAGGAATATGAATCTGAAAACATATCATCTGCTATTATTGAAATTCGCAACATTGATCTTGACACTTCGGATGATACTACTGAGATTGTCCTTCCCGGTACTTCCCCGTCCTCAATTCTTGAGCTAGACATTTCCCATACTTCCTCGTCCTCAGTTTTTGAACTTGAGATACCTGATGATTTGGGATCTTGCCCAATTGGGGAACATTTTAACTTGGGGATGGAATTTGGTGGTCTTATTGAGGACGATTTGGGGCGATTTGGTGATGAGTTTTGTGGCATTGATGATCTTGATTTATGCGGGTTTGATAGCAATGAACGAAGTGAGCTTCCAGATTATGATTTTGAGTTCGGGAGTGAGGAATTTGCTTACTTGGATGAACATTTATCAGCAGCAAGATGA
- the LOC136208399 gene encoding ethylene-responsive transcription factor ERF119-like isoform X2, translated as MPVTGKQPLDCRKTNSITQKSRMRKIRVIYHDPDATDTDSSDDDDESERRNNQVSLKTKRFVKEINLTLPSDVFPDSQSQSCLPEPESGGGEIKIPTKRRRVLTQPPCERGGAVKKPPVGVRQRKWGKWGAEIRHPVTKVRTWLGTYNTLEEAARVYEVKKKEYESENISSAIIEIRNIDLDTSDDTTEIVLPGTSPSSILELDISHTSSSSVFELEIPDDLGSCPIGEHFNLGMEFGGLIEDDLGRFGDEFCGIDDLDLCGFDSNERSELPDYDFEFGSEEFAYLDEHLSAAR; from the coding sequence ATGCCGGTGACCGGAAAACAGCCTTTAGACTGTAGAAAAACCAATTCAATCACTCAAAAGTCTAGAATGAGAAAAATCCGTGTGATTTATCATGATCCTGATGCAACTGATACTGATTCtagtgatgatgatgatgaatcagAGAGGAGGAATAATCAGGTTTCCTTGAAAACTAAAAGATTTGTTAAGGAGATTAATTTAACTTTGCCATCTGATGTTTTCCCTGATTCTCAATCTCAATCTTGCCTCCCTGAGCCGGAGTCTGGAGGaggagaaataaaaatcccGACTAAGAGAAGAAGGGTTTTGACACAACCACCGTGTGAAAGAGGAGGAGCGGTGAAGAAGCCGCCGGTGGGTGTGAGGCAAAGGAAGTGGGGGAAATGGGGAGCTGAAATTAGACACCCGGTTACTAAAGTTAGGACTTGGTTGGGTACTTATAATACTCTCGAAGAAGCTGCTCGGGTATACGAGGTGAAAAAGAAGGAATATGAATCTGAAAACATATCATCTGCTATTATTGAAATTCGCAACATTGATCTTGACACTTCGGATGATACTACTGAGATTGTCCTTCCCGGTACTTCCCCGTCCTCAATTCTTGAGCTAGACATTTCCCATACTTCCTCGTCCTCAGTTTTTGAACTTGAGATACCTGATGATTTGGGATCTTGCCCAATTGGGGAACATTTTAACTTGGGGATGGAATTTGGTGGTCTTATTGAGGACGATTTGGGGCGATTTGGTGATGAGTTTTGTGGCATTGATGATCTTGATTTATGCGGGTTTGATAGCAATGAACGAAGTGAGCTTCCAGATTATGATTTTGAGTTCGGGAGTGAGGAATTTGCTTACTTGGATGAACATTTATCAGCAGCAAGATGA